The genomic region GAAGCATTCGATGAAGATGATCAAAGGGCCTGCGATATTCCTCGCTCAGTTCGCTGCCGACGCGGCGCCGTTCAACTCGCTCGATGCGATGTGCGGATGGGCCGCATCCCTGGGCTACAAGGGGATTCAGATTCCGAGTTGGGATGGGCGGCTCTTCGATCTACAGAAGGCTTCGGAGTCTCAGGCCTATGCCGACGAGATGAAGGGCATTGCGGCTCGTCACGGCCTTTCCATCACCGAGCTTTCGACCCATCTGCAAGGCCAGCTCGTCGCGGTTCACCCGGCCTATGACGCGGCATTCGACGGCTTCGCCGTGCCGGACGTGCGTGGCAACGCCAAGGCCCGCACGGAATGGGCTGTCGATCAGGTCAAGCGCGCCATCCTGGCGTCCAGGCGGCTCGGGTTGACTGCCCAGGCGACGTTCTCCGGCGCACTTGCCTGGCCCTATGTCTATCCCTGGCCGCAGCGTCCCGCCGGTCTGATCGAGACCGCCTTCGACGAACTCGCCAGGCGCTGGCGGCCCATTCTCGACTATGCCGACGAGCACGGTGTCGATCTCGCCTATGAGATCCATCCCGGTGAGGACCTCCACGACGGTGTCTCCTACGAAATGTTCCTCGAGCGGGTGAACAACCATCCGCGCGCGAACCTGCTCTACGACCCCTCGCACTTCGTGCTGCAACAGCTCGACTATCTCGACTACATCGACATCTACCATCAGCGCATCAAGGCGTTTCACGTCAAGGACGCCGAGTTCAATCCGACCGGCCGCCAGGGCGTCTATGGCGGGTTCCAGAGCTGGGTCGAGCGTGCTGGCCGCTTCCGTTCGCCCGGCGATGGCCAGGTCGATTTCGGCGCCATCTTCTCCAAGCTCACGCAATACGACTACGACAGCTGGGCGGTGCTCGAGTGGGAGTGTGCCCTGAAACATCCCGAGCAAGGCGCGGCCGAGGGCGCCGAGTTCATCCGAAGCCACATCATCCGGGTGACAGAGAAGGCCTTCGACGATTTCGCGGGCAGCGGCACTGACGCGGCTGCCAACCGCAAGATGCTCGGCATCTCCTGAAGAGAGGGTGCAACATGGCTATCGAAGCAAGCAATGAAACCGGCGGCCATCGTCGTATCCGTCTGGGGATGGTCGGCGGTGGCCAAGGTGCCTTCATCGGTGCCGTCCACCGCGTTGCCGCTCGCATCGACGACCAGTTCGAACTGGTGGCCGGCGCGCTCGCGTCGGATCCGGTTCGAGCCAAAGCCTCTGCAAAGGAGCTCGGCATCGCTGACGGCCGCGCCTATGGCTCTTTCGAGGAAATGGCGCGGGCTGAAGCGGCGAGAGCGGATGGCATCGAGGCGGTCTCGATCGTGACACCCAATCACATGCACAGCCCGGTCGCGAAAGCTTTCCTCGAAGCCGGCATCCACGTCATCTGCGACAAGCCGCTGACGACGACACTTGCCGAGGCCGAGGAACTGGTGGCGCTGGTCAGGAAGACGGGCAGGATCTTCGTCGTCACGCACAATTACACCGGCTATCCCATGGTCCGGCAAGCGCGCGCCATGATCGCGAATGGCGATCTCGGCGAGATCCGTCTGGTCAAGGTCGAGTATCTGCAGGATTGGCTGACCGAGCCATTGGAAACCACCGGCCAGAAGCAGGCGGCATGGCGCACGGACCCGGCCCGGTCCGGAGCCGGCGGATGTATCGGCGACATCGGCACCCACGCCTACAATCTGGCGTGCTTCGTCACCGGGCTCGAACTCGACGAATTGCTCGCGCAATTGTCGACCTTCGTCGAGGGGCGGCGGCTCGATGATGATGTCCAGATCCTCCTCAAGTGGAAGGGCGGCGCCAAGGGCATGCTGTGGGCGAGCCAGGTCGCCGTCGGCAATGAGAACGGACTCACGCTGCGCGTTTACGGCAGCAAAGGCGGGCTCGAATGGGCGCAGGAGAATCCGAACCATCTCTGGTTCACGCCGTACGGCCGGCCGAAACAGCTCCTGACGCGCGGCGGGACCGGCACATTGGCCGACGCCGCCCGCGTTAGCCGCATCCCCTCAGGCCACCCTGAGGGCTACCTCGAAGGTTTCGCGACGATCTATGCCGAAGCAGCGCGCGCCATTCGCGCAGCAGCGGCCGGTGAAAAGCCGGATCCTGAGGTCGTCTTCCCGACGGTCGAGGATGGCCTTGCAGGAGTGCAGTTCATCGATGCTGCGGTGAAGTCATCAGCGGGCAACGGCGTCTGGGTTCGGATGACGTGACTGCCCACGTGTATCCGACATCGGCGCAATGCTGGGTGGAAAGGCATGCATGCCCGGGACAAGCCCGGCCGTCCGGCACGGTCAGACGCGTAGGAACTCTTGCACGTGGTCGAAGCTTGACTCCGCGGGCCAGCCTCGCCGCCGATCGCTGGCCTGCACGGCCCCGCCTCCAAGCCCCCCATACCCCCCAGGGTGGGGCCGTGCTTCCAAGCAGGAGGTGCAATTGTCCGAGCCGACCGAGCAAGAGATCAGAGAACGCGCACACCAATTGTGGGAGCAGGCGGGCAAGCCCGAAGGGCGCGAGCAGGAATTTTGGCACGCGGCGGAACAGGAACTGCGCAACGAGGACAAGTCGAACACGCTGCGGACGCCGGATACGCTGTGACCAACAAGACCTGCCCATTCTGCCAGGGTCTCGGATGGGTCTGCGAAAACCATCCGCTCCGGGTCTGGAGCGAGAAGCTCGGCGGCTGCCGCTGCGGCGAGGGCATGCCCTGCACCTGCAACACGACTGAGGACCCCGAAATCAGAGTGGTGATCGTCGAAGCCGATACGACGTGGCACTAGCGGCGCCGGCTGCTTCGGTTCAAGTGATGCTGCGAAGCTGGTCACTTCCGAAAGCGCTGCACCTCAGGGAACGGACCATCCGGGAAGCGAATTTAGTGTCCGCACGGGTCCGACAACGTTCCTTTCCCACGGCAGTTTCGGCGGTGGACGAGCAGAAGAAGCTAGAGCACCAGATCGAACTCGCAACGCGAGCGGCCTCGCTCGTCAAGGACGAAACGACCGGACAACGCTTCAGGACCTTCGCGGAGGAACTAAAACGAAAGCTGCTTCGCATGATCCGCCGTGGCAGGGTGCGCACACGCGCATATGAGCTCTGGGAGCAGGCCGGCCGTCCCAGCGATCGGGAGCTGGACTTCTGGCTCGAAGCCGAGCGGCAGATCGAGGATGAACGCGAGGAGCGAAAGGGCGGGGGTGGTTCATAGCCAGGCGCCATCCGCGCCCGCTGCACGCCGCGTCGCAGGTCGCGCAAGCAAGGAAAAAGCCGCCGGGTTCTTCACCCTGACGGCTTCGCAAAGTCCGTAGCTGTTGATCGTCTCCCCAGCCTCGTGCGTACCGCCGTTACCTTGTTTGCGGCCATGCCCGATCCTTGTAGGCGATGGCGCGGGATTCCGCTGTGATCTGGGGCACACAGTGGAAGGGATTCGGTGTCACGTTCTGAAGCCCGCGCTGCGCTGCAACCATAAGCGCGCTCACGAGCCCCATCAGATCCGATACCACGCCGCCAGGTTCCACGTGATGGTGTCCCAGCCCGAAATGTCGATCATCAAATTGTTGGCGCCGGCGTTGACGATGTGGCGCGAGAGCAGCGGCAGGAACACGTTGGCCCCGCAGAAGATCTCGTCGACCTTCATCAGCAGCGCGGCGCGCTTGACCGGATCGAGCTCGTTCTGCGCGGCCTTGTAGGCCTTGTCGGCTTCGGGATCGGAATAGCGCGAATTGTTGCGGCCGAGCCATTTGTTGTCCTTGGTGGCGATTTCCCAGGACACGCACTGGTTCAGCAGGCGCTCCGGGTCGGGTTGCGGCTGCGTCGTGTTGTACATCTCCATGTCGGCGTAGAATTTCGAATAGGTGTCGGGGTTGCCGACGTCGGAGGAGAAGAACACCGAGGCGGTGACCGCCTTGATCTCGATATCGATGCCGGCCTTCTGGCACGCCTGCTTGATGATGGCCTGGGTCTTCTGGCGCGGGGCATTGGTCGAGGTCTGGAATACGTATTTGAGCTTCTTGCCGTCCTTCTCGCGGATGCCGTCCGCGCCCCTGGTCCAGCCGGCCTCGTCGAGGATCTTGTTGGCTTTGTCGATGTCGAACTCGTATTTCAGCTTCGGCGACTTGAACTGCTTGGGCGCGTTGACGAAGCTCGCGGTGGCGACGGCGCCGCGTCCGTAGATGAACTTCTGAATCGAATCGCGGTCGATCAGGAGATTGATCGCGCGGCGAACGGCGGGGTCGGACAGCGTCGGATGCTTGGTCTTGACGCTGGAGCGTTCGCCGTCGACCTCGGTCCAGGGGTCCGTCGTGTTGAGGATGATGAACTCGACATTGCCGGACGGCGTGATGTCGAACTTGCCTTTGCCGCCCGCCTCCATGCGCTTGAGAACGTCCTCCTCCACCTGCATGTTCCAGGCAAAGTCGTATTCGCCGGTCTGCAGCACCGCGCGCGCAGCAGATACGGCGTCGCCGCCGCCCTTGATCTCGAGCGTGTCGAAATGCGGCTGGTTCTTGATGTGATAGTCAGGATTGCGCTCGGCGCGGATCAGGTCGCCCGGCTTGAACTCGAGGAATTTGTACGGACCGGTGCCGACCGGCTTCAGATTGCCCGGCGCTTCGCGCGATTTGGCGCCGACATAGTCGCCGAAATGATGTTTCGGCAGGATCTGGCCGACCGAGCCGACGAACGGATCGGCCCAAAACGGCGTCGGCGCCTTGAAGATCACCTTGACGGCGTAGTCGTCGATCTTCTCGACCTTGATGTCCTTGTAGGAGCCCGTGGTGTAGGCCGCGGTGGCGAGGTCGGCGGCATACTGCCAGGTGAAGACGACGTCGTCGGCGGTGAAGGGCTTGCCGTCATGCCATGTCACGCCCCGCTTCAGCTTCCAGATCACGCTCATGCCGTCGGCCGCAAGGCCGCCATTGGCCTTGGTCGGGGCCTCCGCGGCGAGGCAGGGGATGAGATTGCCTTCCTTGTCCCAGCCGGCGAGCGGCTCGAAGAAGACGCGCGAGGCGATCTGGTCCTTGGTGCCGAGCGCGAAATGCGGATTGAGCAGGGTGGGCGCCTGCCAGAGCAGCATCTTGAGCGTGCCGCCGCCGCCGGCCTTGGCCGGCTTGTAGGGCAGCGTGGCGTCAGCCATCGCCACGTCGTGCCAGACCAGGATCTGGCTCGCGATCGGCGCCGCGATTCCGACCGCGGCCATTGTCTTGATGAACGACCGCCGCGACAGCGTGCCTTGCTTCACTTCCGCGACCAGATTGCGGATTTCGTTCTCGTTCATCGGATGATCCCCACCTCGTCGCCACCGGCTCAGTGCGCGCTAACTCAGCACGTCGGGCGTGGTGGAGTCAAAGAGAAGGGCGCAGGTCCAGGTGCGGATGGAACGAAAGTGTAATCCGGGACTCTTGCCACAAGCGGCAGCGGCCCTGCTTGCCGGCGCATCATCCGGGTTACGCGCGCGCACTTTGTCGCACTCTGTATTCGTTTTCCGTTTGCAGCCGAATGGAGAAAGGCTGGCCCTTAACCCGCGGCCAATATGGATTTCCATTTCATTGATTTCGCAGCGCAGAAAAGGGAATACGGTTCCGTTGTCGCAAGACCCATGGAGACCAAGATGTCGTTTCGCCTTCCCCTGATTCTCTCCGCCGTGCTGGCCGCATGGTCCGCCGCAGCCGCGGCCGAGACCATCAAGATCGGCGTGACGCCGGGGCCGCACGCGCAGATCCTCGAAGCCGTGAAGCCGATCGCCGCCAAGCAGGGGCTCGACATCCAATTGCTCGAGTTCTCCGACTACGTGGTGCCGAACGCCGCGCTCGATGCCGGCGAGATCCAGGCCAATTCGTTTCAGAACCAACCTTACCTGGACAATCAGAAGGCCGACCGCGGCTATAAGATCGAAGCCGTCGGCCTGACCGTGAACTTCCCGATCGGCGTCTATTCGAAGAAGCACAAGGCGTTCGCCGACATCCCCGAGGGCGGCAAGGTCTCGATCCCGAACGATCCGACCAACGGCGGCCGCGTGCTGCTGCTGCTGCGCGACAAGGGCGTGATCAAGCTGAAGGACGGCACGGGCTTCAAGCCGACGGTGCTCGACATCACCGACAACCCCAAGAAGCTGAAGTTCATCGAGGTCGATGCCGCGCAGGCGCCGCGCGCGCTCGACGACGTCGACGCCGCCGCGATCAACACCAACTATGCAACCCAGGCGGGCCTCGATCCGGTCAAGGATCCGGTCCTGCGCGAGGACCCGAAGGGGCCCTATGTCAACCTGATCGCGGTGCGCAGCGCCGACAAGGACAAGCCTTGGGTCAAGATCCTCGTGGACAGCTACCACACGCCCGAGGTCAAGGAGTTCGTCCTGACCAAGTTCAAGGGCGCGGTGCTGCCGAGCTGGTAGGCAATCTGCCCGCTCAGAGTCCACGTAAGGGCGATCCGGCGGGCAGCCTTGCGTATGAGCCTTGCGCATGAGCCTTGCGTATGTGCCCTGCGCAATGCCCGCTTGTCTGGAGCTGCGGCAACCGACATCATCGGGGCCCATCCTCGCCCGACAGGGATCGTATGAAACGCTTTGCCAACCTGAAACGCCTGGGCTTCTTCACGCGGCTGCTCGACGAGGCGCCGGCGGCGGACCGCTATCGCTTCGCCGCCGAGCAGATCGTGCGCGCCGAGAAGGCCGGGCTCGATTGCGCGTGGATCGCGCAGCATCATTTCCATGAGCGCGAGGGCGGCCTGCCGTCGCCCTTCACCTTCCTGGGTTATGTCGCAGCCCAGACCTCGCGCATCCGCCTCGGCACCGGCATCGTGACGCTGCCGCTGGAGAACGCCGTGCGGGTGGCGGAGGATGCCGCGGTGCTCGATCTCCTTTGCAACGGCCGCTTCGAGCTCGGCGTCGGCACCGGCGGCAATCCGTCGGCCTTCGCCGCCTTCGGCCTCGACAGCGCCCAGCGCAACGAGATTTTTAGCCGCAATCTGGAGATCGTCCGCAAGGCACTGACCGGCAAGCCGCTCGATGGCGGCGACACGCTCTATCCGCAGCGGCCGCAACTGGACAAGCGCATCTGGCAGGCGACATTCTCCGTCGCCGGCGGCGCCCGGGCCGGCAAGGCCGGCGACGGCCTCCTGCTTTCGCGCACCCAGCCACGGGCCAAGGACGCGCCGAACGCGACGCTTGCCGAGATCCAGAACCCGATCATCGACGCCTATCTCGCCGCGCTGCCGCCGGGCTGCGAGCCGCGCATCATGGCCTCGCGCAGCGTCTTCGTCGCCGACGACCATCGCGAGGCGCTGCGCCTCGCCGATATCGGGCTGCGCCGCGCGCTGCCCCAGTTCATGAAGGGCGGTCACCTTCCCCCGGGCGAGACGCTGGAGGAGATGATCAGCGCGTTCGACACCCATGTCGGCGATGCCGACCATGTCATCGCCTCGCTTCGCACCGACGCCACCCTGGAACGGGTGACCGATCTCGTCTTCCAGGTGCATTCGGTCGATGCGCCGCATCCTGACGTTCTGCGCTCGATCGAGCTCGTCGCCGACAAGGTCGCGCCGGCGCTGGGCTGGACCCGGACGGCCGCCAAGGACGTTGCCCTCGCAGGCTAGCCGGAATGAAGAGAATCGCGTTGCACAAGGCTGAATGATGGCACCGAAGGATATCATCGACACGCTCGCCGGCATCGAGCCCGGCTCCACCCTGGACGCCATCCGCGCGCGCCGCCTGCAGGCGCGCGAGAATGCGCAGAAGAGCTATCTCTCCCTGTTCGAGCCGATCGACGCCGGCGATTTTTCGCATGCCGAACGCGCCGCGGTCGCCGCCTTCGTGACCGGGCTCCACGGCGAGTCCCCCGTCGCTGCCTTCTATCGCGACAAGCTTGCCGCGACTGCGGATGGCGCACCGCTGCTCGATGCGATCAAGGCCGAGATCGAACGCGGCAAGACATCCGGACCGTATGGCGCCTATCCCGCCGGTCCGTTGTCGATCGAGAACAAGGCCGGCTTGATCTATCGCGTCAGCGCTGAGCGCAAGCCGGTCCTCGGTCCCCGGCTCGTTGCGGCGCTTGAGCACGCACATCTCCTCGTCTTCCACCCGCGCGATGCCGCATCCGCCGACATGAAGGCGCTGCTGGCCGCCGGCTGGTCGACCAGCGGCATCGTCACGTTGTCCCAGCTCGTTGCGTTCCTGTCGTTCCAGGTGCGCGTGGTCAGCGGCTTGCGTACGCTCGCCGCGGCAAGCGTGGTGGAGGCCCAATCATGAGCAGCACCGTCAATCCGCCCGTCGTCTTCACCCAGGACGAACTCGGCTGGGTCTCGTGGATCGACCCGCTGCCTGAGGCCGAGCTGACCGAGCGACACTACGCCGGCCTCGTCGACCGCGCCCGTGCCAAGTCGGAATATTTCCGCCTGCTGGTGCGCGACCCCGAGGTGCTGGAAGCCCGCACCAAGACCGACAAGGACATCTTCTACAACGTCGCCGATGGCCTGCCGCGCGCCGAGCGCGAGCTCGCCGCCGCCGCCACCTCGCGCTACAACGGCTGCATCTATTGCGCCTCCGTGCATGCGCGCTTCGCCAGCACCTATTCCAAGCGCCGCGACGACGTGCAACGCCTGCTCGACGAAGGCATCCACGCCGATCTCGGCGAGCGCTGGAATGCGGTGGTCAAGGCCTCGGTGGCGCTGGCGGCAACGCCGATCGCATTCGGGCCCGACAATATCGCGGAGCTGCGCCGCGCCGGTCTCGACGACGCCGAGATCGTCGACGTCATCAACGGCGCCGCGTTCTTCAACTGGGCGAACCGGCTGATGCTGTCGCTCGGCGAGCCCTCGAAATAGGCAATCTCACCGGCACGAGAATTGCTGCTTGTATCAACCGAAATGGATGGAGCCGTAAATGAGCAACATCGATCGTCGTACCCTGGTCAAAGGCTCGCTCGCCGCCATGATGGCGGGCACGGCCTTCTCGCGCGTCGCGCTGGCGCAATCCGCCGAGCCGATCCTGCTCGGCGTCAGCGGTCCTCTCACCGGACCGAACGCGCAATATGGCGCGCAGTGGAAGCAGGGCTTTGATCTCGCGCTCGACGAGATTCACGCCGCCGGCGGCATCAACGGCCGCAAGCTCGCCTACCAGTTCGAGGACAGCCAGAGCGATCCGCGCCAGTCGGTGGCGATCGCCCAGAAATTTGTCTCCGATCCCCGCATCGTCATGGAGCTCGGCGATTTCTCCAGCCCCGCCTCGATGGCGGCCTCGCCGATCTATCAGCGCGGCGGCCTCGTGCAGTTCGGCTTCACCAATTCGCATCCCGACTTCACCAAGGGCGGCGACTTCATGTGGAGCACGTCCGTGAGCCAGGCCGACGAGCAGCCGCTGCTGGCGTCCTACGCCGTCAGGCGGCTCGGCCTGAAAAAGCTTGCGGTGCTGCACCTCAACACCGATTGGGGCCGCACCAGCCGCGACCATTTCGTCAAGGCGGCCAAGGAATACGGCGCCGAGGTCGCGGTCACCGAGGGCTACATTGCGGAGGAGCGCGACTTCCGCTCCACCCTGGTGCGTGTGCGCGACGCCAGCCCGGACGGGCTGATCCTGATCTCCTATTATTCCGACGGTGCGCTGATCGCGCGCCAGGCCCGCCAGGTCGGCCTGAAGCAGACGATCTGCGCGGCAAGCTCGGTGTACTCGCCGAAATTCCTCGAGCTCGGCGGCGAGGCGGTCGAGGACGTCCATCTCGGCACGCGCTATTTCCCGCAAGATCCGCGGCCCGAAGTGCGGAAGTTCATTGAGGGCTTCAAGGCCAAGTATAACGGGCAGGAGCCCGACGCCTTCAACGCCTATTCCTATGACGCGATGAACATGGCCGCTGCCGTGGTGAAGATCGGCGGCACCGACCGCCGCGCCGTCCGCGATGCCTTCGCCAAGGTGAAGGACGTCTCCAGCGTCATCTTCGGAAAGGCGACGTTCGACATCGAGAGCCGCCGCGTCAAAGGCGCGATGAACGCCGAGCTCGTCGTGCGCAAGGGCCAGTTCACGCTGTGGGACGGCAAGCCGACCTGACCTGATGGCCGGAGCGACCGCTCCGGCCGCTTCATCCCTCATTAGGAACGCTGCGTGTCTTCCTGGCTTGACTACACGATCAACGGGCTGATCATCGGCAATGTCTACGCGCTTGTCGCGGTCGGGCTCGCGCTGATCTTCGGCGTCAGCCGGCTGATCAACTTCGCGCAAGGCTCGATCTATCTGGTCGGCGCCTATATCGGCTGGGTCGCGGTGGTGCAGCTGCACACGCCGCTGCCGCTCACCATCATCGTGGTGGCGGCGGCCGCCGCACTGGTCGGCCTGATCATCGAGCGGTTCGGCCTGCGTCCGCTGCAGAATTCGGTGCGCATCGCGCCGCTGCTCGCGACCATCGGCATCAGCTTCGTGCTCGATCAATTGGTGATGCTGACCTTCTCGCCCAATCCGCGCGCGTTGCCGAGCCAGCTGCCGGACGTGCGCTTCCAGCTCGGCGGCGGCACGATCGGGCCGCTCGATCTGCTCATCGCCGGCGTCGGCATCACCAGCGCGCTCTTGCTGTTCGTGTTCCTGCGCTACAGCAAGCTCGGCTGGGCCGTGCGCGCCGCCTCGCAGGACCGCGACGCTGCGATGCAGATGGGTGTCGACGTCAACCGCGTCAACCAGGCCGTGTTCGGCATCGCGGCGGCGCTCGGCGGCGTCTCCGGCATGCTGGTCGGCATGTACTACAACCAGATCGACACGGCGATGAGCCTGCAGGCGACGCTGAAGGGCGTCGTTGCCGAAGTGGTCGGCGGCGCCGGCAACGTGCCCGGCGCGGTGATCGGCAGCTTGCTGCTGGGCCTCGTCGAGAGCTACGGCGTCGCCGTGTTCGGCACCAGCTATCGCAACCTGTTCGCCTTCCTGCTGCTGGTCGTCGTGCTGGTGCTGCGGCCGAACGGCCTGTTCGCCAGCGCCCGGCAGGCGCCGCCGGAGCCGCTCACCGGCACCTTCATCGCGCCGAGCCGCCCGTTGCGCATTCCGCGCTCGGCGTTGGCCGTCGCAGCGGCGATCTTCGCGGTGCTGCCGCTCTTCCCGGTGTCCTTCTACGTGCTCCAGACCCTGATCAATGCCTGGCTGCTCGGCATGCTCGCGCTCAGCCTGACGCTGGTTGCGGGCACGATGGGCCAGGTCTCGCTCGGACATGCCGCGCTGCTGGCGATCGGCGCCTATACGTCGGCGTTGCTGTCGCTGACCCTCAACGTCCCGGTCGGCCTCGCCATCATCGGTGGCGGCCTGATGAGCGCTGCGCTCGGCACGCTCTTGATCTCGCCGTCCTTCCGCCTGCGCGGGCATTATGTGTCGATCGCTACCCTCGCGATCGGCGAGATCGTGTCGCTGGTGATCCTGAACTGGGAGGGCGTGACGCGCGGCCCGATCGGCATCTCCGGCATCCCGCCGCTGACGCTGTTCGGCTATGACCTGATCAGCCCGTCCTCTGTCTACTGGTTCAGCCTTGCTGTGATGGTCGTGCTGGCGCTGCTGCAGGGGCGGCTGCTCACCTCGCATCTCGGCCGCAGCTTTCGCGCCATCCGCGACGACGACATCGCCGCGCGCGCCTACGGCCTCAGCCTGAACCGCTACAAGTCGCTCGCCTTCATCTTCGGCGGCTTCGCCGCCGGCGTCAGCGGCGGCATCGCCGCGCATCTTTATTCCTACATCAACCACGAGACCTTCAACACGCAGCAATCGATCCTGGCGCTGACCGTCGTCATTCTCGGCGGCCTCGGCAATGTGGTCGGTGCCATCGTCGGGTCGGTCGCGCTGGTCGGCCTGCCAGAAGTGT from Bradyrhizobium sp. CB1015 harbors:
- a CDS encoding CMD domain protein, whose product is MAPKDIIDTLAGIEPGSTLDAIRARRLQARENAQKSYLSLFEPIDAGDFSHAERAAVAAFVTGLHGESPVAAFYRDKLAATADGAPLLDAIKAEIERGKTSGPYGAYPAGPLSIENKAGLIYRVSAERKPVLGPRLVAALEHAHLLVFHPRDAASADMKALLAAGWSTSGIVTLSQLVAFLSFQVRVVSGLRTLAAASVVEAQS
- a CDS encoding ABC transporter substrate-binding protein, encoding MSNIDRRTLVKGSLAAMMAGTAFSRVALAQSAEPILLGVSGPLTGPNAQYGAQWKQGFDLALDEIHAAGGINGRKLAYQFEDSQSDPRQSVAIAQKFVSDPRIVMELGDFSSPASMAASPIYQRGGLVQFGFTNSHPDFTKGGDFMWSTSVSQADEQPLLASYAVRRLGLKKLAVLHLNTDWGRTSRDHFVKAAKEYGAEVAVTEGYIAEERDFRSTLVRVRDASPDGLILISYYSDGALIARQARQVGLKQTICAASSVYSPKFLELGGEAVEDVHLGTRYFPQDPRPEVRKFIEGFKAKYNGQEPDAFNAYSYDAMNMAAAVVKIGGTDRRAVRDAFAKVKDVSSVIFGKATFDIESRRVKGAMNAELVVRKGQFTLWDGKPT
- a CDS encoding ABC transporter permease is translated as MSSWLDYTINGLIIGNVYALVAVGLALIFGVSRLINFAQGSIYLVGAYIGWVAVVQLHTPLPLTIIVVAAAAALVGLIIERFGLRPLQNSVRIAPLLATIGISFVLDQLVMLTFSPNPRALPSQLPDVRFQLGGGTIGPLDLLIAGVGITSALLLFVFLRYSKLGWAVRAASQDRDAAMQMGVDVNRVNQAVFGIAAALGGVSGMLVGMYYNQIDTAMSLQATLKGVVAEVVGGAGNVPGAVIGSLLLGLVESYGVAVFGTSYRNLFAFLLLVVVLVLRPNGLFASARQAPPEPLTGTFIAPSRPLRIPRSALAVAAAIFAVLPLFPVSFYVLQTLINAWLLGMLALSLTLVAGTMGQVSLGHAALLAIGAYTSALLSLTLNVPVGLAIIGGGLMSAALGTLLISPSFRLRGHYVSIATLAIGEIVSLVILNWEGVTRGPIGISGIPPLTLFGYDLISPSSVYWFSLAVMVVLALLQGRLLTSHLGRSFRAIRDDDIAARAYGLSLNRYKSLAFIFGGFAAGVSGGIAAHLYSYINHETFNTQQSILALTVVILGGLGNVVGAIVGSVALVGLPEVFRIAAEYRILIYGIVLLLLVRFRPQGLLGTV
- a CDS encoding peptide ABC transporter substrate-binding protein, translated to MNENEIRNLVAEVKQGTLSRRSFIKTMAAVGIAAPIASQILVWHDVAMADATLPYKPAKAGGGGTLKMLLWQAPTLLNPHFALGTKDQIASRVFFEPLAGWDKEGNLIPCLAAEAPTKANGGLAADGMSVIWKLKRGVTWHDGKPFTADDVVFTWQYAADLATAAYTTGSYKDIKVEKIDDYAVKVIFKAPTPFWADPFVGSVGQILPKHHFGDYVGAKSREAPGNLKPVGTGPYKFLEFKPGDLIRAERNPDYHIKNQPHFDTLEIKGGGDAVSAARAVLQTGEYDFAWNMQVEEDVLKRMEAGGKGKFDITPSGNVEFIILNTTDPWTEVDGERSSVKTKHPTLSDPAVRRAINLLIDRDSIQKFIYGRGAVATASFVNAPKQFKSPKLKYEFDIDKANKILDEAGWTRGADGIREKDGKKLKYVFQTSTNAPRQKTQAIIKQACQKAGIDIEIKAVTASVFFSSDVGNPDTYSKFYADMEMYNTTQPQPDPERLLNQCVSWEIATKDNKWLGRNNSRYSDPEADKAYKAAQNELDPVKRAALLMKVDEIFCGANVFLPLLSRHIVNAGANNLMIDISGWDTITWNLAAWYRI
- a CDS encoding Gfo/Idh/MocA family protein, with translation MAIEASNETGGHRRIRLGMVGGGQGAFIGAVHRVAARIDDQFELVAGALASDPVRAKASAKELGIADGRAYGSFEEMARAEAARADGIEAVSIVTPNHMHSPVAKAFLEAGIHVICDKPLTTTLAEAEELVALVRKTGRIFVVTHNYTGYPMVRQARAMIANGDLGEIRLVKVEYLQDWLTEPLETTGQKQAAWRTDPARSGAGGCIGDIGTHAYNLACFVTGLELDELLAQLSTFVEGRRLDDDVQILLKWKGGAKGMLWASQVAVGNENGLTLRVYGSKGGLEWAQENPNHLWFTPYGRPKQLLTRGGTGTLADAARVSRIPSGHPEGYLEGFATIYAEAARAIRAAAAGEKPDPEVVFPTVEDGLAGVQFIDAAVKSSAGNGVWVRMT
- a CDS encoding MetQ/NlpA family ABC transporter substrate-binding protein produces the protein METKMSFRLPLILSAVLAAWSAAAAAETIKIGVTPGPHAQILEAVKPIAAKQGLDIQLLEFSDYVVPNAALDAGEIQANSFQNQPYLDNQKADRGYKIEAVGLTVNFPIGVYSKKHKAFADIPEGGKVSIPNDPTNGGRVLLLLRDKGVIKLKDGTGFKPTVLDITDNPKKLKFIEVDAAQAPRALDDVDAAAINTNYATQAGLDPVKDPVLREDPKGPYVNLIAVRSADKDKPWVKILVDSYHTPEVKEFVLTKFKGAVLPSW
- a CDS encoding alkylhydroperoxidase domain protein, with the protein product MSSTVNPPVVFTQDELGWVSWIDPLPEAELTERHYAGLVDRARAKSEYFRLLVRDPEVLEARTKTDKDIFYNVADGLPRAERELAAAATSRYNGCIYCASVHARFASTYSKRRDDVQRLLDEGIHADLGERWNAVVKASVALAATPIAFGPDNIAELRRAGLDDAEIVDVINGAAFFNWANRLMLSLGEPSK
- a CDS encoding sugar phosphate isomerase/epimerase; the encoded protein is MKMIKGPAIFLAQFAADAAPFNSLDAMCGWAASLGYKGIQIPSWDGRLFDLQKASESQAYADEMKGIAARHGLSITELSTHLQGQLVAVHPAYDAAFDGFAVPDVRGNAKARTEWAVDQVKRAILASRRLGLTAQATFSGALAWPYVYPWPQRPAGLIETAFDELARRWRPILDYADEHGVDLAYEIHPGEDLHDGVSYEMFLERVNNHPRANLLYDPSHFVLQQLDYLDYIDIYHQRIKAFHVKDAEFNPTGRQGVYGGFQSWVERAGRFRSPGDGQVDFGAIFSKLTQYDYDSWAVLEWECALKHPEQGAAEGAEFIRSHIIRVTEKAFDDFAGSGTDAAANRKMLGIS
- a CDS encoding DUF2934 domain-containing protein, with product MSEPTEQEIRERAHQLWEQAGKPEGREQEFWHAAEQELRNEDKSNTLRTPDTL
- a CDS encoding DUF2934 domain-containing protein — protein: MDEQKKLEHQIELATRAASLVKDETTGQRFRTFAEELKRKLLRMIRRGRVRTRAYELWEQAGRPSDRELDFWLEAERQIEDEREERKGGGGS
- a CDS encoding putative FMN-dependent luciferase-like monooxygenase, yielding MKRFANLKRLGFFTRLLDEAPAADRYRFAAEQIVRAEKAGLDCAWIAQHHFHEREGGLPSPFTFLGYVAAQTSRIRLGTGIVTLPLENAVRVAEDAAVLDLLCNGRFELGVGTGGNPSAFAAFGLDSAQRNEIFSRNLEIVRKALTGKPLDGGDTLYPQRPQLDKRIWQATFSVAGGARAGKAGDGLLLSRTQPRAKDAPNATLAEIQNPIIDAYLAALPPGCEPRIMASRSVFVADDHREALRLADIGLRRALPQFMKGGHLPPGETLEEMISAFDTHVGDADHVIASLRTDATLERVTDLVFQVHSVDAPHPDVLRSIELVADKVAPALGWTRTAAKDVALAG